Below is a genomic region from Brassica oleracea var. oleracea cultivar TO1000 chromosome C9, BOL, whole genome shotgun sequence.
AAGAAAGAAAAGTTCCGACTGGAGCCGACCCTCTCCATCATCACCACATTCCCTTTGTTTCTCCATAGATTAGTTGCCTTTACATCTTTTGTTTCCCATAATTCACATTAGTCTGTAACACGTTTTACAATCCAGATTTTGGTTTTGTTTTTCCGAATGTTAATTAAGTTTCCTGTTATAAAATGATTATTTGTTAGTCTGTAACATCCAATGACGAACGTTTCAAACGTTTTTGTCATCTTCTTAGAAATATTGTCGCCAAAATATTTGTGGATGTTATCTTTCAAAAAAAAATATATATATATTTGTGGATGTTTAGATAATATTTGTTAATGCTGAGAAAAACACTTATAAAAATGATAGCTCTTTATGAGATTAATAAATCACTTTAATTTAAACAAACCATATTTTGTAATTTTTAATTTTGATATTTACAAACATTAATTAGTCTCTTATCTTCTTATTTATGAAGTAAATACAAGAAGATAAGGAATTTGTGGTAGGAAATCTTAAAATACTTTATCTAAAATCCTGGTGAATTTTTGTTTTTAGAATTGCTTACCTTGTATGTTGGTCAAAAATAACCCTGATTATAGAGATTATAGATCTAAATCTCTAAAAATTAAAACATTATCTTGTGTATTTAAGTATGATATATAGCAAGATGATCTAATTATATTGTAGATCTTAATTGAATGTACAGTTGAAAATTTTCAATATTATACCTTTTTTGAAAAACTATTAGAGTAGTTTATTAGAAACCGCTGAAGTAGTTTATTTTGGTGCGTTACAAGTAATCGTTGAATTAGTTTATTTTGGCATGAGAACATAAAATAAACTGAAACATTATTTTATATTTAAATATTATATTTATAAAGGTGACTGAATTAATTTGTAATTTTTAACTGAATGCACGGTTAAAAAGATTTTGAAAAACCGTTAAAAGTTATTAGAAATCATTGAAGTAGTTTATCTTGTCGCGCTATAAATAAAGATGATTGAATTAAATTGTGGATTTTAATTGAATGCACAGTTAATTTTTTTTAAAAAATCGTTAGAAACCGTTGAAGTAGTTTATCTTGTCGCTCAATAAGTGACCGTTAATTTAGTTTATTTCGGAGCGAAAACATAAATAAACCTTCTTCTTTTGCTTAAATCAAATGCATAAGATTTTAATTGAATGCACAGTTAAAAAGATTTTGAAAAACCGTTAAAACCCGTTAGAAACCGTTGAAGTAGTTTATCTTGTCGTGCTATAAGTGACCGTTGATTTAGTTTATTTTGGAGCAAAAACATAAATAAACCTTATTCTTTTGCTTAAATCAAATGCATAAGATTTTAATTGAATGCACAGTTTAAAAGATTTTGAAAAACTGTTAAAACCCGTTAGAAACCGTTGAAGTAGTTTATCTTGTCGTGCTATAAGTGACCGTTGATTTAGTTTATTTTGGAGCGAAAACATAAATAAACCTTATTATTTTGCTTAAATCAAATGCATAAGATTTTAATTGAATGCACAGTTTAAAGATTTAAAAAAAAAAAAACCGTTAAAACCCGTTAGAAATCGTTGAAGTAGTTTATATTACCGCGCTATAAGTGACCATTGATTTAGTTTATTTTGGAGCGAAAACATAAATAAACCTTCTTCTTTTGCTTAAATCAAATGCATAAGATTTTAATTGAATGCACCGTTAAATTTTTTTTAAAAAACCGTTAAAACTGTTGAAGTAGTTTATCTTGCCGCGCTATAAGTGACCGTTGATTTAGTTTATTTTGGAGCGAAAATATAAATAAACCTTCTTCTTTTGCTTAAATCAAATGCATAAATTTTCTCTCTCACACCAGTAGCTAGTGATCATCTGAGCCATATAAACCAAAGAGTTACTTACCACCATTTGTCTCGACATAATATGGCATCCTCAACCAAGTTGGTGAAAGCTTTTAGATTTAAAGCAAAAGCCGTAACGCCAAATAGAACAAAACAGACAAACAACACAAAACCGTAACGGGGCAAAAGAGGCACGTGAGGAACACGCCCCAGGACTTATATAAATAAAGGGTGGTCCCCCCTCATTTCGCTTTCAACTCAATAGTGATTCTCTTGCGGCGCGTGGGAAACGGGTGAAAGCTATGGCTAATCTTCCTCCTCCTTTCGCTTTCTCCAAGGCTTCTTCTTCCAGCAACGATCCCAAGCCCTCTCCCGTGGAGCAGTTGGTGCTCGACATCTGTGACCCTGAACTCAGGGAGAATGCTCTTCACCAGCTGTCCAAGGTCTCGTTTATTGTTTTCTCTCCACGTAATTAAACTTGCTTTTGCTTGGTGTTGATTATGAGTTCTGATCGTCTTAGGTTTTTGTTTTTACAATCGAGTTTTTTTTAAAAAAATTATAAGATAAGGTTTGTTTTGGTCGGTGAATCTAGGACATGCTTTCAGATTTTTGTCGGATAAATCGTCGAATACTGTATTACAATTAAACAAAGCTGCATGTTTTTGATGTTTTGATGAACCGGTTACTTTTGTAAGAAGAAAACATATGTGTCCTGTGTTTTTGCACGTTTTTGATGTTTGATGAACTGATTACTTATGTAATAAGATAACATATGTGTCCTGTGTTTTTGCTTTGTCTTTCTTTCTTTTTTATTCAGAAAAGGGAGATCTTTCATGAGTTGGCTCCGCTGTTGTGGCACTCTGTTGGTACTACCGCTGCTCTTCTTCAGGTAAATCTTGTTCATCTTATCTTCAGTGGAAATGATTTCTCTGTATTGGTTAAGAGATCTAATCATTTTCAACGTTTTTTTCTCTTTTCAGGAGATCATCTCAGTTTACCCCTTCCTGTCTCCTCCAACCCTGACTGTTGCTCAGTCCAACAGGGTCTGCAATGCCCTTGCGCTTTGTCAGGTGTGTCTTTTGTTTTTTTGGTTGAATGACAAAGCGTTTATTCTACGTATGTGCAATTTAAAAGTCTCTAACCCTCCATATTTCATAACATCCAGTGTGTTGCTGCTCATCCTGAAACGAAAATGCCGTTCCTTAGAGGTATTACAATCTTAGACAATCTCACAAGATTTTCATGGCTGACGTCAGTATATTTTGTTTATTTATTGCTGGAAATCTTATGTTTTCAATCTAAACCAAAACTGGTTTTTAATATCCACTTATTTTTTTGGCTCTTTTTAATTGAATTTTTTTTTTTGGTTATAATATATGCTTAAAGCTCAAGGCAATTGCTTTTTCAAAATTACAGCTCAGATGCCATTGTACCTGTATGCTTTCTTGAAGACGTCAAGCAAGGAGAGACCCTTTGAGTACCTGCGTTTGACTAGCTTGGGTGTTATTGGTGCACTTGTCAAGGTATGTCTAGCTATTAATCAACCATTTTAACATGCTAAAACCTTTGAGTGAAAACTGTTAGACATCACAGAATCATTGTTATTTTTTTGTGATATTGGTGTTAGCAACATTGTTCTTTTGTTTCGGTAGGTTGAGGATACGGAAGTGATCAAGTTCCTTCTTGAAACTGAAATCATCCCATTGTGCCTTCGTACAATGGAAAGTGGCAGCGAGTTATCAAAAACTGTGAGTTTTCTCTACTTTCAGATGCTTCTTATGATTTGATTTCGGCAATGCAACAGCTCATTAGATTGATTTGTTTTTGTTTTTTTTTTTTTATGTCAGGTTGCAACCTTCATTATTCAGAAAATTTTGCTGGACAACGAAGGGCTTCGTTACATGTGCGTCTGTGTGGATAGATTCTTTGCTCTGAGTCGAGTTTTGGGGAATATGGTGACTTCACTTGCAGAAGCACCTTCTCCTAGGCTTCTAAAGCACATCGTCCGCTGTTACCTTCGCTTGACAGATAACATCAGGTGCTAATAATTAATCCCTTTACACGTTCATTCAAAAAAAAAAAAAAAAAATCTATATACACACTTGTCCTTACACTATCCGGTTGTTTTTTTTTTATCAAACTCAGGGCCTGCCTTGCACTCAGAGACTACCTCCCGGATCTTCTAAGCGATACCACCTTCACCAGCTGTCTCTATGTAAGTTGCTATGTCTTCTTTTACTAAACAAAGTTGTGACTTTGACTGTTTTAGCTAATCTGGTTGCTTATTTTGAAACAGGAAGAACCAGCTGCAGTGCAGTGGCTGCAGCAAATGCACCACAACATCAGGGTTAGACCACCACCAGGGCTCTAGCATTTGTTTGTAAATCAAATCGGACCCCTGATTTTTATATTCTTGGCAAAAACTTCTATTGATTGGACCAAAATTTAAAGGGGGAGGGGGTTTAAGAATTTACAGATGAGGATTATAAACTCATAAACCAAAATATTTTGGATATATATGTATTTGGATTACCAAATTGCCTTATGAATGTTGCAATTAATAATTATTTAAAGACTGAATCAAACAAGTTTTTGAAAGTTTTAAACAAAGTGCAGATGTAGATAATAGGGATGTCTCTATAATAGACTGTCAGATCTTGCAGGTAGCCTCCTGAAGAGATTGAGTGGCACAGAAGGGAGCCTGTACCTGAACCTTGGATGCCTCAGCACATAGATCCCAGAGAGCAGTGCCACAACCTGAAACGGTGTAACGTACAACACAATAGCAGCTATTAGACAAAATAACACAAACAATGTGGTTGCCCTCGGGTCTCTCCAGCTCAGCAGGGACGAAAACCGCTCTCCCTGTGTAGCTAGATCTCCCACCACTGTCTGAACGCGTCCTCCTATGCTCCTGAGCCGGTCGTATCTCATCCGCACTATCTCAGGGGACCGGGAGGTAGGGAAAGTGTCGAACTCTTCGTCGAGCTCGTCAGGGTGGACAGCGTCCGCGTGTGACAAGCGCGTGTCCATGTGCGGCGGGTGCCTCGGTCTCCACCGGAAGTTCCATACCCCGATCAAGAAAAGGTACAAGAACACCGTTGGTAAGATGAGTTCAGGGTAGAGAACCAATATTATGAAGAGAACATGAATGAGAATCGTGGTGATTGGGTTTCTCCAGTGGCATATCTGCTCAAACCACTTCCCCACAGCTACGAGACCGCTCAGAACATTCATGATCCTGAAGAAGTTGGCCTTACTCCTCCTCATGCTCCACATATGCGAGTCAACATCCAGCATGTACTCCACAACCTCTTTCCGAAGCGGCGGCTCCGCTCTGTTCAGCCTCGCGGAGACAATATTCATCGCCTGGTGTCTCAGACTATCCAGCTGGAGAACCGATAGCGGATGAATGTAATGCATTTTAGGGAGCAGCGGCTGAGAGTACATGTGAAGCATGTTGACGACGGATAAGCAAGTGAACCTCACCGCTAACTGTATCTCGCCAGTTTTCTTGATCCCCGAAGGGTGAAAGACGAGAAGAGGATACGAATGCGTGTAGATACGGTCGGCTTCGAGCGTGGAGAGACGGATCCTAACTTTCCCTATCCTCATGTCCTTCCCGCTTCCTCCCGGTATGTGTCCGTTGTCGAACGCTCCGAACGTTATGACCGTGCAGGTGTCAAACACTTCCCATGTGTACTGCTCGTTCCATTTGGGAGCGAAGCTGTCAACGATCGTTCTCGTTCTGATCCATTTCTGACCGTACTTGGCTACACAATAGGCATCCGTTGTACCTTTACCTTCTTTGCTCTTCATAGGCATCAGTCCGTGCGCGCTGATGATCCCGACTTCGAGCAAACCGATACTCGGTTTCCAGAGCTGTTTAGCCGTCGGTCTCAGGTCGCTGCTGTAGTGAGTCGATTCGTCGAGAACATGGTATCCCCCTTCTAGAAAGATCCTCAGATGGATCCTGCTCGCGAATTTGATCTCCTTCTTCTCTCCGTCCACCATTATATGTTTCTCCAGGTTGAACCACCTCGAGTTGAGAGGCCTGTGGTCTAACCTCCTCTGTACATGCTGCAACGGGACCGCACACCTGCCTAGTGTCTCATCTTTGTTCGGTGCGACCCTGTCTTCAACAGCGAGAATCAACGGTTCTTCGAAAGGCTCAGCGACTACGAACATCAGATCTTCATTCCACATAGGATTCAATGTTTTGGACTGAGAGATTCGAGTTCTTAGAGTCTGGTTCCCTATCATTGCCTTCACGTAGACCTCAGGGAACTTTGTTTTATCGTAAGGTATTAAATCTTGAGCCTCGATGACGTTGACTCTCACGTACCATAGCTTCGGTGAGAGATAAACCTTTGAACGGATGTTAGCCACGCCTTCAGGTCCAACCGTGGCTGCATCAGAGTGCCAAGCGTCACAAAACGCTTCATCGGCTTGTGTCCCCATCCAAACGGCTAACATGAGCTCTCCTTTAACCTTACGTCCGTGTCGATCCTCCAGCCGATACCACTGAGGAGCTAACGGACTATCAGGAGGAACTCGCTTTGGAATCTCGTTGAGGTCGAACATGATCCGACCGATCAAGTCGTCCATCATGACGTCTTTGTCTTTCACTACGACCTCTAAGATTGATGCTTGGATCCTCTCCTTTGAGAAAGCGAACACTTGTTTCCACTCAGGGTTTGACTTCTTCTCGAAATGTTTGGTCATGCCTTTGTAGTTCCCTAGCTTCACTTCCACGTAAGGATCGCAGCTACCGGTTACGTCTTTTCCTGGGAGTTCTTTGGCTTTCACGACCTGAACGTAGAGGTAGTGCATCTGCTCGACCAAGTCATAGGTGCATGAGAGTTTGTCACCTGTCAAAGCTCCTGCACCGATCTTTGGGGAAGTCTCCTTCAGTGCAAAATCTATGTTTTGTCCCGGTTTCTGCATCTTGTCTGAATCTTGAACCTTTGTTTCTTTTGAGATCCTAGTACTTTGTAATAAGAAGCAGTTTCAGGGGAAGCTGCTTTGTTTTGTTATCTTAAGACAGCCTTCTGGTAAAAACAACAGCATAAAACATGAAGAATTAATCAGAGAGATTTTAACAGTTTACCTACAATGGCTAAGTTGAGATCTATACTCTTAAAAATTAAAAAAGGAGATATAGTATTTTTTTGTATATTTAAAAATTAAAATGTTATTTAGGGACATACATTTCCCTGTAAGTAAAATATTCCTAAACAAATGTGTTTAACTTTTTGTGTTAGTTTTCTCCAAATCTGATCTAAACAAAGCTTAAAAGTATAAAAACTAGAAAGAAAAAAATTCCGATTACTTTTAAAAACAAGGAAGAGTAAACATGAAGATCCATTATGTAAGTCAAGAAAAGAAACTAGTCTTTGAGAGACAAGTAAACCCCACAAGACATGTTTTGTTTTCATGTCTTTTACTCTTCACTATCGCTGTTACCTGAGCAATTTATCAAACCAAACACTACAACTACACATATATAAAATAGACAAATAATAACTAGTTACAAGAAAAAAAAAGACCAAGACATGGTCAGGTAATGTACCTCAAGGGATCTAATGAAGAATAGAGAGATTAACTTTGAAATACATTTTTTTTTGTAACGAAAAGTTTAAAAGAAAAAGATGTTGAAAATGAGATGGCAAAGCAGAGATTGAGAGTGAGCTTTCCTAGAGAGGTGGTGAATGAAGAAGAGAGTGTACAGTGGGGTAATAGAATATATGGGGACATGTGGGTTGCTAAGATCTGCTGCTTTTAGTGGACCTACTCTGCTCTTTTGACCTCTTCTTTCACCTTTTAAATTTTCTTAATTTTTAAGTTTTGTTTTTCACTTTATTAGTTTATTTCTTATTAATGCATTTAATATTTGAGTGTTATAACTTATATGAATTCAATGTTTGTCTAGCTTGTTTGTTTTCTTGTCGACGGCTTGTTTCGTTGCACGGAAATATGCTTTCTGTCTACGAACATTATTTTTGAATTCAACGTTTTACTTTTACAGAGTTTTCAAACATTTTATTTCTGTAATTTATTTAGTACTATTAAATTTTGATTAAATGGTACCAGCTGACTATTATTTTAAATTTTATCTATGTGCACCAAATTTACATCACAGATTCTTTTGCTTTTGGATGGTGGAAGGGCCCACAGAGCGGATCAATCCACTGCAGCCTAGTCTGGCTCTATTTTTTTTTATTGTTTCACGTTCAAGAACAATAAACTTAAAGATGTGCAATAATTTTTCACTAAACTTTATAAAATCCTTGTCTATATTTATTATAACGTGCAACATACATGTGTAGATTATAGTTGCATAACATAAACCACCTAACATCTAAATACAATCCTTCTAGATATTTTCATAAGACTTTTCTTATTTTCTTTCTCCCAGTGTACTTGAGGAGTTGATTTCTTCAAGTTTGTACAATGAAGTACACATTGTATGTTTCATCTCTAAAGCTGAACAATGGTGACAACACAAAGTTCCTCTGTGTACCGCTCATCACGAAACTCATGGGGTTGTATATATTGACTCATTCCTTTACTTAACCTAAAGCTTGCTGCCTGTTTAAACTTCTAATCAGTAGCATCCGAATCACATTTAAGCTTCAGCTTCATTCCCGCCTTTAGGGTTTGATCGCTGTACGCAAAACAAACTTTTTTCCTCTCTAGCCTTAAAGAAACGCTCCCTAGCTTTCCATCAACTCCAGCTACTAACCGGAACCTAGAGGCTTCTTGGTCAAGAGAAGAAGAAGCTTGAACCGCAAGGAAGCTATCAGTTGCTTGCATCAGCATGTTGGGAAAGTCAAACGGTTCGATCATGACTTTACTTCTAATTAGCTCCCTTGGACCCGAGACCCGCCCTTTAGAATCAGCAGTCACGAGCCTGAAAGTTGCCTCAAGAGCTTCTTGTGTCCCTGACTTAGGTGATACTTCCATCTTAATGGTTTGGTTGCTATTTGACAACACGTAAGATACGTTTCCAGATAGTTGCGAGAGTGTGACTGTTATGAGTTTCAGGTATAGAGCTTATCCATATACCATCTTTAGCCTGAGTTGTGATGCTCCAGTTCTTGCTCGTGTGTCCAGCTAACAAGGATGGGCCATAGAGTATGGCTTTAAGAGATGAGTACTCCGGCCTACCATCTGAAATAGTGAAATCAGCTTCTGTTGTCAGCACAGAGTTGTATACTACTTTTATACACTATGAACTATACCTTTTATAGCTTCAGTTCTGATACTCAACGCTAGCTCCATCGTTACTTGATCACCTGATTTCCAGTTCTGTTTCATTGATAGAAAATTACCTGCAAAGAAACAAGCAGGTCCAATGTGATTCTCATTTTCACAACCTAGAGACTACAATAGAACACACAACGCGCTGCAGTCAAATCACCTGAAGCTGGTACTTTCAGGGATTGGCCATCCAAAGGTACTTTAGCACCTTCAGAGTTAGTCCACACTGGAATCCTTAGATTCAAAGTTGAGTCCTTCCCCATTCCCTGCAAAGAAAATCAGATCTGCTTATCAGACTCTTCAATCCAAAAGTTGCATATGGTTTCTACCAAAAGTTTACTTACTCCACTCAAGTGAGCTTGATATATACTGTGTGACATGAAGAGCTGGAGACTCCATATCTTCTTGAAAATATATAGAGTCTCCCAGTTTTGAGAAACATTCAATTCCTGTGGACAGAAACCCACTCAAAGTTTATCTGTTTTTGTAAGTAAATCAAAACCAGATGAGTGTGGTTAAAAAAAGTTACCAGTGCCATAGCAACACCAG
It encodes:
- the LOC106317840 gene encoding protein QUIRKY-like; this encodes MQKPGQNIDFALKETSPKIGAGALTGDKLSCTYDLVEQMHYLYVQVVKAKELPGKDVTGSCDPYVEVKLGNYKGMTKHFEKKSNPEWKQVFAFSKERIQASILEVVVKDKDVMMDDLIGRIMFDLNEIPKRVPPDSPLAPQWYRLEDRHGRKVKGELMLAVWMGTQADEAFCDAWHSDAATVGPEGVANIRSKVYLSPKLWYVRVNVIEAQDLIPYDKTKFPEVYVKAMIGNQTLRTRISQSKTLNPMWNEDLMFVVAEPFEEPLILAVEDRVAPNKDETLGRCAVPLQHVQRRLDHRPLNSRWFNLEKHIMVDGEKKEIKFASRIHLRIFLEGGYHVLDESTHYSSDLRPTAKQLWKPSIGLLEVGIISAHGLMPMKSKEGKGTTDAYCVAKYGQKWIRTRTIVDSFAPKWNEQYTWEVFDTCTVITFGAFDNGHIPGGSGKDMRIGKVRIRLSTLEADRIYTHSYPLLVFHPSGIKKTGEIQLAVRFTCLSVVNMLHMYSQPLLPKMHYIHPLSVLQLDSLRHQAMNIVSARLNRAEPPLRKEVVEYMLDVDSHMWSMRRSKANFFRIMNVLSGLVAVGKWFEQICHWRNPITTILIHVLFIILVLYPELILPTVFLYLFLIGVWNFRWRPRHPPHMDTRLSHADAVHPDELDEEFDTFPTSRSPEIVRMRYDRLRSIGGRVQTVVGDLATQGERFSSLLSWRDPRATTLFVLFCLIAAIVLYVTPFQVVALLSGIYVLRHPRFRYRLPSVPLNLFRRLPARSDSLL
- the LOC106317841 gene encoding cell differentiation protein RCD1 homolog; protein product: MANLPPPFAFSKASSSSNDPKPSPVEQLVLDICDPELRENALHQLSKKREIFHELAPLLWHSVGTTAALLQEIISVYPFLSPPTLTVAQSNRVCNALALCQCVAAHPETKMPFLRAQMPLYLYAFLKTSSKERPFEYLRLTSLGVIGALVKVEDTEVIKFLLETEIIPLCLRTMESGSELSKTVATFIIQKILLDNEGLRYMCVCVDRFFALSRVLGNMVTSLAEAPSPRLLKHIVRCYLRLTDNIRACLALRDYLPDLLSDTTFTSCLYEEPAAVQWLQQMHHNIRVRPPPGL